Proteins encoded by one window of Mycobacteriales bacterium:
- a CDS encoding NUDIX hydrolase yields MAHSFDVVRSDVVYRGKLFGLRRDEVAMPGGGTAVREVLMHPGAVVIAAVDEHDRIGVVRQYRHPLHRELWEIPAGLLDVDGEPPWEAARRELFEEAGTRAATWHTLVDLASSPGISEEVQRVYLARDLTTVPQADRYVAHGDEEAEMAIDWIALDDAVARAMNGGLENAATVAGVLAADRARQAGWTGLRPADAPWPARPH; encoded by the coding sequence ATGGCGCATTCCTTCGACGTCGTCCGCTCGGACGTGGTCTACCGCGGCAAGCTCTTCGGGCTGCGGCGGGACGAGGTCGCGATGCCGGGCGGCGGCACCGCCGTACGCGAAGTGCTGATGCATCCCGGCGCCGTCGTCATCGCCGCGGTCGACGAGCACGACCGGATCGGCGTGGTCCGCCAGTACCGCCATCCCCTGCATCGGGAGCTGTGGGAGATCCCGGCGGGCCTGCTCGACGTCGACGGCGAGCCGCCCTGGGAGGCCGCCCGCCGCGAACTGTTCGAAGAGGCCGGAACGCGCGCGGCGACCTGGCACACGCTGGTCGACCTGGCCAGCTCGCCGGGGATCTCCGAGGAGGTCCAGCGGGTCTATCTCGCCCGCGACCTCACCACCGTGCCCCAGGCGGACCGCTATGTCGCGCACGGCGACGAAGAGGCGGAGATGGCGATCGACTGGATCGCCCTCGACGACGCCGTGGCCCGGGCCATGAACGGCGGTCTGGAGAACGCGGCCACCGTGGCCGGCGTACTTGCCGCCGACCGCGCCCGACAGGCCGGCTGGACCGGGCTCCGGCCCGCCGACGCCCCCTGGCCCGCCCGCCCCCACTGA
- a CDS encoding CTP synthase, with protein sequence MSQSERTTKHVFVTGGVTSSLGKGLTASSLGSLLTSRGLRVTMQKLDPYLNVDPGTMNPFQHGEVFVTEDGAETDLDIGHYERFLDVELHGSANVTTGLVYSAVIAKERRGEYLGDTVQVIPHITNEIKRRVLDMGGPDVDVVITEVGGTVGDIESLPFLEAARQVRHDVGRDNCFFLHVSLVPYLAPSGEMKTKPTQHSVAALRSIGIQPDAVVCRSDRELPESLKRKISLMCDVDTEAVISLADADSIYDIPKVLHTEALDAYVVRRLDLPFRDVDWTVWGDLLDRVHHPSQVARIALVGKYVDLPDAYLSVTEALRAGGFPHHAQVSIRWVKSDDCITPEGAARALADVDGVLIPGGFGVRGIEGKVGAVRYARTRAIPVLGLCLGLQCMVIDTARALAGMPDANSAEFEPDTPHPVVATMADQRDVVAGERDMGGTMRLGAYPARLVPGTIVEAAYGTESASERHRHRYEVNNDYRGRLEEAGLVFSGESPDGRLVEFIELPRETHPFYVGTQAHPEFKSRPTRPHPLFREFIAAALDYSAAERLPVDIPEPTPARV encoded by the coding sequence TTGTCCCAGTCCGAACGGACGACCAAGCACGTCTTCGTCACCGGGGGAGTCACCTCTTCCCTCGGTAAGGGCCTGACCGCCAGCAGCCTGGGAAGCCTGCTGACGTCGCGCGGGCTCCGGGTCACGATGCAGAAGCTCGACCCCTACCTCAACGTCGACCCCGGCACGATGAACCCGTTCCAGCACGGCGAGGTGTTCGTCACCGAGGACGGTGCCGAGACCGACCTCGACATCGGCCACTACGAGCGCTTCCTCGACGTCGAACTGCACGGCTCGGCCAACGTCACCACCGGGCTGGTCTACTCGGCCGTGATCGCCAAGGAGCGTCGCGGGGAGTACCTCGGCGACACCGTGCAGGTCATCCCGCACATCACCAACGAGATCAAGCGCCGGGTCCTCGACATGGGCGGCCCCGACGTCGACGTCGTGATCACCGAGGTCGGCGGCACCGTCGGTGACATCGAGTCGCTGCCCTTCCTCGAGGCGGCCCGGCAGGTGCGCCACGACGTCGGCCGGGACAACTGCTTCTTCCTGCACGTCTCGCTGGTGCCCTACCTCGCGCCGAGCGGGGAGATGAAGACCAAGCCCACCCAGCACTCGGTCGCGGCGCTGCGCAGCATCGGTATCCAGCCGGACGCCGTGGTGTGCCGGTCGGACCGCGAGCTCCCGGAGAGCCTCAAACGCAAGATCTCGCTGATGTGCGACGTCGACACCGAGGCGGTCATCTCCCTCGCCGACGCCGACTCGATCTACGACATCCCGAAGGTCCTGCACACCGAGGCGCTCGACGCCTACGTCGTACGACGCCTCGACCTGCCGTTCCGCGACGTCGACTGGACCGTGTGGGGCGACCTGCTCGACCGGGTGCATCACCCCAGCCAGGTCGCCCGGATCGCCCTGGTGGGCAAGTACGTCGACCTGCCCGACGCCTACCTGTCCGTGACCGAGGCGCTGCGCGCCGGGGGATTCCCGCACCACGCGCAGGTGTCGATCCGTTGGGTCAAGTCCGACGACTGCATCACGCCGGAGGGCGCCGCCCGCGCGCTCGCCGACGTCGACGGCGTGCTGATCCCCGGTGGCTTCGGCGTACGCGGCATCGAGGGGAAGGTCGGCGCCGTCCGCTACGCCCGCACCCGGGCGATCCCCGTCCTCGGCCTGTGCCTAGGCCTGCAGTGCATGGTGATCGACACCGCCCGTGCACTCGCCGGGATGCCCGACGCCAACTCCGCGGAGTTCGAGCCCGACACCCCGCACCCCGTGGTCGCGACGATGGCCGACCAGCGCGACGTCGTCGCCGGCGAACGCGACATGGGCGGCACGATGCGGCTGGGCGCCTACCCGGCCCGGCTGGTGCCCGGCACGATCGTCGAGGCGGCGTACGGCACGGAGTCCGCCTCCGAACGACACCGGCACCGCTACGAGGTCAACAACGACTACCGCGGTCGGCTCGAGGAGGCCGGGCTGGTCTTCTCCGGCGAATCGCCGGACGGCCGGCTGGTCGAGTTCATCGAACTGCCCCGCGAGACGCACCCGTTCTACGTCGGCACCCAGGCGCACCCGGAGTTCAAGTCGCGGCCCACGCGGCCGCACCCGCTGTTCCGGGAGTTCATCGCCGCCGCACTCGACTACTCCGCGGCAGAGCGGCTGCCGGTGGACATTCCCGAGCCGACGCCGGCCCGGGTCTGA
- a CDS encoding glycosyltransferase family 4 protein yields MADPAPGPVVGRRLALVLATSTGGVGQHVRSVSAALVQAGAQVLVCGPAATDELFDFSAGGAAFAPVEIAPGLRPLADLRAARRLRRLTAHCEVVHAHGLRAGLVALVAGTGRSGPLVVTWHNRVLATGLRARALTPLERRVARGADVGLGASEDLVARIRRFGGRDVRLGEVAAPLLPPPTRSAGVVRAELGAADRPLVLAIGRLHSQKGFDVLIRAAARWRDRTPMPYVAIAGDGPLQARLAHEIAATGAPVDLLGRRDDVADLLAAADVVVLPSRWEARSLVAQETLRAGRPLVATSVGGVPGLVADGAVLISPDDPVALDRAVRRLLDHPDRAAALAERGAARARTWPGEADTATQLARLYAELLGRRRVDPATRRSHFARVLP; encoded by the coding sequence GTGGCTGACCCGGCGCCGGGGCCGGTCGTCGGCCGTCGGCTGGCTCTCGTGCTCGCCACCAGCACCGGCGGGGTCGGTCAGCACGTGCGTTCCGTGTCGGCCGCGCTGGTGCAGGCCGGCGCGCAGGTCCTCGTGTGCGGACCGGCCGCGACCGACGAGTTGTTCGATTTCAGCGCCGGCGGAGCCGCGTTCGCCCCGGTCGAGATCGCCCCCGGTTTGCGCCCACTGGCCGACCTGCGGGCGGCCCGCCGGCTGCGCCGGCTCACCGCCCACTGCGAGGTGGTGCACGCCCACGGCCTGCGGGCCGGGCTGGTGGCGCTGGTCGCCGGCACCGGGCGGTCCGGGCCGCTGGTGGTGACCTGGCACAACCGGGTGCTGGCCACCGGGCTGCGCGCCCGGGCGCTGACCCCGCTCGAACGGCGGGTCGCCCGGGGAGCCGACGTCGGTCTTGGCGCCTCGGAGGATCTCGTCGCGCGGATCCGCCGGTTCGGCGGCCGCGACGTGCGCCTCGGCGAGGTCGCCGCGCCGCTCCTCCCACCGCCCACCCGGTCGGCCGGCGTCGTACGCGCCGAACTCGGAGCCGCCGACCGCCCGCTGGTGCTGGCCATCGGGCGGCTGCATTCGCAGAAAGGGTTCGACGTCCTGATCAGGGCGGCCGCGCGCTGGCGGGACCGAACCCCGATGCCCTACGTCGCGATCGCCGGCGACGGGCCGCTGCAGGCGCGCCTGGCGCACGAGATCGCCGCCACCGGCGCCCCGGTCGACCTGCTCGGCCGCCGGGACGACGTGGCCGACCTGCTCGCCGCCGCGGACGTCGTCGTCCTGCCGTCTCGGTGGGAGGCCCGGTCGCTGGTCGCGCAGGAGACGCTGCGGGCCGGTCGGCCGCTCGTCGCGACCTCGGTCGGCGGCGTCCCCGGCCTGGTCGCCGACGGCGCGGTGCTGATCTCGCCGGACGACCCGGTCGCGCTCGACCGCGCCGTACGCCGACTGCTCGACCATCCCGACCGGGCCGCGGCGCTCGCGGAGCGGGGTGCGGCCCGCGCCCGCACCTGGCCGGGCGAAGCGGACACCGCCACCCAACTCGCCCGGCTCTACGCCGAATTGCTCGGCCGACGGCGGGTCGACCCGGCGACCCGCCGGTCGCACTTCGCCCGCGTGTTACCGTGA